The Pogoniulus pusillus isolate bPogPus1 chromosome 28, bPogPus1.pri, whole genome shotgun sequence genome has a segment encoding these proteins:
- the NR1D2 gene encoding nuclear receptor subfamily 1 group D member 2 isoform X1 — translation MAVVHVCLLCHYMLPFFLALGGVIAYISSSSSASSPASCHSESSDSGFQSSSSPVPSSPNSSSSERSCHGRNSKGSDGAPKSDCLEETLKPNQSSVAGLTKSHNGVTKFNGMVLLCKVCGDVASGFHYGVHACEGCKGFFRRSIQQNIQYKKCLKNNNCSIMRMNRNRCQQCRFKKCLSVGMSRDAVRFGRIPKREKQRMLIEMQSAMKTMISGHLPSEAISEHQEQAPQEGLSSKPKQEQETIKSPSPLPGADMAKEEVIGMVTRAHKDTFMYNQEQSQNAAEMMQAQSGERAPKSSEQYISNGEHCGGGLGGPQYPDSEQHLGGQYRGRSALHYPAGHAVCFTNGHCMNFTSAYTPRLCDRMPADGFAPNRNTTYSCSTGGRTHLVCPMSKTPHVDPNKSGHEVWEEFSLSFTPAVKEVVEFAKRIPGFRDLSQHDQVNLLKAGTFEVLMVRFASLFDAKERTVTFLSGKKYGVDDLHSMGAGDLLNSMFEFSEKLNALQLSDEEMSLFTAVVLVSADRSGIENVNSVEALQETLIRALRTLIMKNHPNEASIFTKLLLKLPDLRSLNNMHSEELLAFKVHP, via the exons ATGGCAGTGGTGCATGTCTGCTTGTTATGTCACTAcatgctgcctttttttcttgccttaGGGGGTGTAATAGCTTACATCAGCTCTTCAAGCTcggcatccagcccagcctcatGTCACAGCGAGAGCTCAGACAGCGGTTTTCAGTCGTCCTCTTCGCCTGTACCATCCTCTCCGAACAGCTCCTCCTCAGAAAGAAGCTGCCATGGCCGGAACAGCAAGGGCTCTGATGGGGCACCCAAGAGCGATTGTCTGGAGGAGACTCTTAAACCAAACCAGTCAAGTGTTGCTGGTTTGACAAAAAGCCATAATGGAGTCACAA AGTTTAATGGCATGGTTCTTCTTTGCAAAGTCTGTGGAGATGTTGCTTCAGGATTTCATTATGGTGTTCATGCCTGTGAGGGCTGCAAG GGATTTTTCAGAAGAAGCATTCAGCAGAACATCCAATATAAAAAGTGCTTGAAGAATAACAACTGCTCTATAATGAGAATGAATAGGAACAGATGCCAGCAGTGTCGCTTCAAAAAATGCCTGTCTGTTGGGATGTCACGAGATG CTGTTCGATTTGGCCGTATTCCCAAACGTGAAAAGCAGAGGATGCTGATTGAAATGCAGAGTGCCATGAAAACAATGATAAGCGGCCACTTACCCAGTGAAGCGATATCAgaacatcaagagcaagctccTCAGGAAGGCCTTTCCTCCAAGCCAAAACAAGAGCAGGAAACCATcaaaagtccttctccccttcctggTGCTGACATGGCTAAGGAAGAAGTGATTGGTATGGTCACTAGGGCCCACAAAGACACTTTCATGTACAACCAAGAACAGTCCCAAAACGCAGCAGAGATGATGCAGGCCCAGAGCGGGGAGAGAGCGCCAAAGAGCAGCGAGCAGTACATCTCGAACGGCGAGCACTGTGGTGGTGGGCTTGGGGGCCCTCAGTACCCTGACAGTGAGCAGCACCTCGGCGGacagtacagaggcagaagtgcACTGCATTACCCAGCTGGGCACGCCGTGTGTTTCACAAATGGCCACTGTATGAACTTCACCAGTGCCTATACGCCGCGACTCTGCGACAGGATGCCGGCAGATGGCTTTGCTCCAAACAGGAATACCACTTActcctgcagcactggaggAAGAACGCATTTG GTCTGCCCAATGAGTAAGACTCCACACGTGGACCCAAACAAGTCTGGCCACGAAGTCTGGGAAGAGTTTTCCCTGAGTTTTACCCCTGCAGtgaaggaagtggtggagttcgCCAAGCGCATCCCAGGTTTCCGAGATCTCTCTCAACATGACCAGGTTAATCTCCTGAAGGCTGGGACCTTTGAG GTTTTAATGGTACGGTTTGCATCTCTGTTTGATGCAAAGGAACGTACTGTCACCTTCCTGAGTGGAAAGAAGTACGGTGTGGACGACTTGCATTCAATGGGAGCTGGGGATCTGCTCAACTCCATGTTTGAATTTAGTGAGAAACTAAATGCTCTGCAGCTTAGTGACGAGGAGATGAGTTTGTTTACAGCAGTTGTCCTGGTGTCTGCTG ATCGCTCTGGAATAGAAAATGTCAACTCTGTGGAGGCACTTCAGGAAACACTAATCCGTGCATTAAGGACTTTAATCATGAAAAACCACCCAAATGAAGCCTCTATTTTCACAAAACTTCTTTTGAAGTTACCTGACTTGCGTTCCTTAAACAACATGCACTCTGAAGAACTCTTGGCCTTTAAAGTTCACCCGTAG
- the NR1D2 gene encoding nuclear receptor subfamily 1 group D member 2 isoform X2: protein MEVSAGGVIAYISSSSSASSPASCHSESSDSGFQSSSSPVPSSPNSSSSERSCHGRNSKGSDGAPKSDCLEETLKPNQSSVAGLTKSHNGVTKFNGMVLLCKVCGDVASGFHYGVHACEGCKGFFRRSIQQNIQYKKCLKNNNCSIMRMNRNRCQQCRFKKCLSVGMSRDAVRFGRIPKREKQRMLIEMQSAMKTMISGHLPSEAISEHQEQAPQEGLSSKPKQEQETIKSPSPLPGADMAKEEVIGMVTRAHKDTFMYNQEQSQNAAEMMQAQSGERAPKSSEQYISNGEHCGGGLGGPQYPDSEQHLGGQYRGRSALHYPAGHAVCFTNGHCMNFTSAYTPRLCDRMPADGFAPNRNTTYSCSTGGRTHLVCPMSKTPHVDPNKSGHEVWEEFSLSFTPAVKEVVEFAKRIPGFRDLSQHDQVNLLKAGTFEVLMVRFASLFDAKERTVTFLSGKKYGVDDLHSMGAGDLLNSMFEFSEKLNALQLSDEEMSLFTAVVLVSADRSGIENVNSVEALQETLIRALRTLIMKNHPNEASIFTKLLLKLPDLRSLNNMHSEELLAFKVHP from the exons ATGGAAGTCAGCGCGG GGGGTGTAATAGCTTACATCAGCTCTTCAAGCTcggcatccagcccagcctcatGTCACAGCGAGAGCTCAGACAGCGGTTTTCAGTCGTCCTCTTCGCCTGTACCATCCTCTCCGAACAGCTCCTCCTCAGAAAGAAGCTGCCATGGCCGGAACAGCAAGGGCTCTGATGGGGCACCCAAGAGCGATTGTCTGGAGGAGACTCTTAAACCAAACCAGTCAAGTGTTGCTGGTTTGACAAAAAGCCATAATGGAGTCACAA AGTTTAATGGCATGGTTCTTCTTTGCAAAGTCTGTGGAGATGTTGCTTCAGGATTTCATTATGGTGTTCATGCCTGTGAGGGCTGCAAG GGATTTTTCAGAAGAAGCATTCAGCAGAACATCCAATATAAAAAGTGCTTGAAGAATAACAACTGCTCTATAATGAGAATGAATAGGAACAGATGCCAGCAGTGTCGCTTCAAAAAATGCCTGTCTGTTGGGATGTCACGAGATG CTGTTCGATTTGGCCGTATTCCCAAACGTGAAAAGCAGAGGATGCTGATTGAAATGCAGAGTGCCATGAAAACAATGATAAGCGGCCACTTACCCAGTGAAGCGATATCAgaacatcaagagcaagctccTCAGGAAGGCCTTTCCTCCAAGCCAAAACAAGAGCAGGAAACCATcaaaagtccttctccccttcctggTGCTGACATGGCTAAGGAAGAAGTGATTGGTATGGTCACTAGGGCCCACAAAGACACTTTCATGTACAACCAAGAACAGTCCCAAAACGCAGCAGAGATGATGCAGGCCCAGAGCGGGGAGAGAGCGCCAAAGAGCAGCGAGCAGTACATCTCGAACGGCGAGCACTGTGGTGGTGGGCTTGGGGGCCCTCAGTACCCTGACAGTGAGCAGCACCTCGGCGGacagtacagaggcagaagtgcACTGCATTACCCAGCTGGGCACGCCGTGTGTTTCACAAATGGCCACTGTATGAACTTCACCAGTGCCTATACGCCGCGACTCTGCGACAGGATGCCGGCAGATGGCTTTGCTCCAAACAGGAATACCACTTActcctgcagcactggaggAAGAACGCATTTG GTCTGCCCAATGAGTAAGACTCCACACGTGGACCCAAACAAGTCTGGCCACGAAGTCTGGGAAGAGTTTTCCCTGAGTTTTACCCCTGCAGtgaaggaagtggtggagttcgCCAAGCGCATCCCAGGTTTCCGAGATCTCTCTCAACATGACCAGGTTAATCTCCTGAAGGCTGGGACCTTTGAG GTTTTAATGGTACGGTTTGCATCTCTGTTTGATGCAAAGGAACGTACTGTCACCTTCCTGAGTGGAAAGAAGTACGGTGTGGACGACTTGCATTCAATGGGAGCTGGGGATCTGCTCAACTCCATGTTTGAATTTAGTGAGAAACTAAATGCTCTGCAGCTTAGTGACGAGGAGATGAGTTTGTTTACAGCAGTTGTCCTGGTGTCTGCTG ATCGCTCTGGAATAGAAAATGTCAACTCTGTGGAGGCACTTCAGGAAACACTAATCCGTGCATTAAGGACTTTAATCATGAAAAACCACCCAAATGAAGCCTCTATTTTCACAAAACTTCTTTTGAAGTTACCTGACTTGCGTTCCTTAAACAACATGCACTCTGAAGAACTCTTGGCCTTTAAAGTTCACCCGTAG